One region of Duncaniella freteri genomic DNA includes:
- a CDS encoding potassium/proton antiporter produces the protein MEYLSSESVMLVGSILLIAGVLIGKSSYRIGLPILLIFLLVGMGFGTDGAGIQFSDMHTAQSIGMVALCIILFSGGMGTKISAIRPVIMPGIALSTAGVLMTAFITGGFIWLLSGMEWTNIHFAFLPSLLLAATMSSTDSASVFGILGSQKVAMRNNLRPLLELESGSNDPMAYMLTIILIETITMGSELSGWSVIWQLSLQFGIGGLMGVAMGKTTSRLIAFYRTWGNAKGAGEDPSQATAMISIMILGAVFLTFSATTALAGNGYLAVYICGILLGNERLPNHRGISKFMDGMTWLMQIVVFLMLGLLVNPHEMLDVAAVSLLIGVFMIAIGRPLSVFLSLAPFRGITLRSKLWVSWVGLRGAVPIIFATYPVVENVQGAGEIFNIVFFVTLLSLLIQGTSVISSARKLDLIDTDAAPEEDFGVELADELPTSLHTIELSERELTKGNTLREMSLPKGSLVMMVKRGGRYMVPNGTLKLVPGDRLLVIQEDVTPDSRHA, from the coding sequence ATGGAATATCTGTCGTCGGAGAGTGTAATGCTCGTAGGCTCGATACTGCTGATAGCAGGTGTGCTGATAGGAAAATCAAGCTACCGGATAGGTCTGCCCATCCTTCTCATCTTCCTGCTTGTGGGGATGGGATTCGGGACAGACGGAGCGGGCATACAGTTCAGCGACATGCACACAGCACAGAGCATAGGCATGGTGGCACTCTGCATCATACTGTTCTCGGGAGGCATGGGCACAAAAATCTCTGCCATACGTCCGGTGATAATGCCGGGGATAGCACTCTCCACAGCGGGTGTGCTCATGACCGCTTTCATAACCGGAGGGTTCATATGGCTGCTGTCGGGGATGGAGTGGACGAATATACATTTCGCATTCCTACCGTCGCTGCTGCTTGCGGCAACGATGTCGTCGACCGACTCGGCATCGGTGTTCGGGATACTCGGCTCGCAGAAGGTGGCTATGCGCAACAATCTGCGCCCTCTGCTGGAACTGGAGAGCGGCTCGAATGACCCTATGGCCTATATGCTCACCATAATCCTCATAGAGACCATAACAATGGGGAGCGAACTGTCGGGGTGGAGCGTGATATGGCAGCTGTCGCTTCAGTTCGGAATAGGTGGACTGATGGGTGTGGCTATGGGTAAAACAACATCTCGGCTGATAGCCTTCTACCGCACCTGGGGGAATGCCAAGGGTGCAGGCGAGGACCCGTCACAGGCCACTGCGATGATATCCATAATGATACTCGGGGCTGTGTTCCTGACATTCTCCGCGACAACAGCCCTTGCTGGGAACGGATATCTGGCTGTGTACATATGCGGCATACTCCTGGGCAACGAGCGTCTGCCCAACCATCGCGGTATATCGAAATTCATGGACGGCATGACCTGGCTCATGCAGATAGTGGTGTTCCTGATGCTCGGGCTTCTTGTGAACCCCCATGAGATGCTTGACGTGGCAGCCGTGTCGCTGCTCATAGGTGTATTCATGATAGCGATAGGCAGACCGCTGAGCGTGTTCCTGTCACTCGCGCCTTTCCGCGGCATCACACTGCGCTCCAAACTGTGGGTGTCGTGGGTGGGTCTGCGCGGTGCGGTGCCAATAATCTTCGCCACCTATCCAGTGGTGGAGAATGTGCAGGGGGCGGGAGAGATATTCAACATAGTGTTCTTCGTGACACTGCTGTCGCTGCTCATACAGGGGACAAGTGTGATAAGCTCCGCCCGCAAGCTCGACCTTATCGACACTGACGCGGCTCCAGAGGAGGATTTCGGCGTAGAGCTTGCCGACGAGCTGCCGACATCGCTCCACACAATAGAGCTATCGGAGAGGGAGCTGACAAAAGGGAACACTCTGAGAGAGATGTCGCTCCCAAAGGGCTCCCTTGTGATGATGGTGAAACGCGGCGGACGC
- a CDS encoding DUF1846 domain-containing protein: MKYGFDNEKYLRIQSEHIKERIAQFGNKLYLELGGKLFDDYHASRVLPGFQPDSKLRMLSQLADKAEIVIVISAFDIEKNKIRNDLGITYDEDVIRLRKEFQSRGFMVGSVVVTHYNGQSSADAFRQKLARIGITTYVHYIIDGYPTNVDLIDSDEGFGKNDYVVTSRPLVIVTAPGPGSGKMAVCLSQLYNEHKRGIEAGYAKFETFPVWSLPLKHPVNIAYEAATADLNDVNMIDPFHLEAYGKTAINYNRDIEIFPVLNALFEGIYGESPYKSPTDMGVNMVGFCISDDEACCEASRDEIIRRYFYALNRMACGDCNDNEVNKIALLLKQAKIDLSYRRPVKAARDRAERSGVPCSAIELADGTIITAESSTLLGPSAALILNAIKHLAGIDHSVKLIPQEMIEPIQHTKICHLRSINPRLHTDEVLVALSVLSTTNDDCLHALECLPQLYGCQVHSTVMLGEVDHKIFKKLGVGLTCDPVRKV; the protein is encoded by the coding sequence ATGAAATACGGATTCGACAATGAGAAATATCTCAGAATACAGTCTGAGCATATCAAGGAACGCATAGCGCAGTTCGGCAACAAGCTTTATCTGGAACTTGGTGGAAAACTTTTTGACGACTATCACGCAAGCCGCGTGCTCCCTGGATTCCAGCCCGACAGCAAGTTAAGAATGCTCTCACAGCTCGCCGACAAGGCTGAGATAGTGATAGTCATCTCTGCATTCGACATCGAAAAGAACAAGATTCGCAACGACCTCGGCATCACCTACGACGAGGATGTCATTCGCCTGCGTAAAGAGTTCCAGAGCCGCGGTTTTATGGTCGGCTCGGTTGTCGTTACCCATTATAATGGGCAGAGCAGTGCCGACGCTTTCCGCCAGAAGCTTGCCCGGATCGGCATCACCACCTACGTTCACTACATCATTGACGGATACCCCACCAATGTCGATCTCATCGACTCCGATGAAGGCTTCGGGAAGAACGATTATGTGGTTACCTCTCGTCCGCTCGTCATAGTGACAGCCCCGGGGCCAGGAAGCGGCAAGATGGCGGTATGCCTCAGCCAGCTCTACAACGAGCACAAGCGGGGCATCGAGGCGGGATATGCCAAGTTCGAGACATTCCCTGTATGGAGCCTCCCTCTTAAGCATCCGGTCAACATCGCATATGAGGCGGCTACCGCCGATCTCAATGACGTCAACATGATCGATCCCTTCCACCTTGAGGCATACGGAAAGACAGCCATCAACTACAACCGCGACATTGAGATTTTCCCGGTGCTCAACGCCCTCTTTGAAGGAATATATGGCGAGAGCCCCTACAAGTCCCCAACCGACATGGGCGTCAACATGGTAGGCTTCTGTATCTCCGACGATGAGGCATGCTGCGAAGCCTCCAGAGACGAGATAATACGCCGTTATTTCTACGCCCTCAACCGCATGGCTTGCGGCGATTGCAACGACAATGAGGTCAATAAGATAGCTCTTCTTCTCAAGCAAGCTAAGATCGACCTCTCTTACCGAAGGCCTGTTAAGGCGGCACGCGACAGGGCGGAGAGGAGTGGCGTTCCCTGTTCGGCTATCGAGCTTGCCGACGGCACCATCATCACAGCCGAGTCAAGCACACTTCTCGGCCCGAGCGCGGCACTCATCCTCAATGCCATAAAGCATCTCGCTGGTATCGACCACAGCGTAAAACTCATACCTCAGGAGATGATAGAGCCTATACAGCACACCAAGATATGCCATCTGCGCTCTATAAATCCCCGACTTCACACCGACGAGGTCCTTGTTGCTCTCTCAGTGCTCAGCACCACCAACGACGACTGCCTGCATGCCCTGGAATGCCTGCCGCAGCTCTATGGATGTCAGGTCCATTCCACTGTAATGCTCGGGGAGGTGGACCACAAGATTTTCAAGAAACTCGGCGTAGGGCTGACATGCGACCCCGTGCGCAAAGTGTAG
- a CDS encoding amidophosphoribosyltransferase, translating into MEILRHECGVAMIRLLKPLEYYKEKYGTYAYGLNRLYLLMEKQHNRGQEGAGIGVVKRHSLPGTEYVFRERALGKDAIQEIFDTVRDKIAHYDVNSHTPDEVDMDAPFIGDIYMGHLRYSTTGKSGISYCHPFLRRNNWRSRNLLMCGNFNMTNVDSIFNEVVGNGQHPRIYSDTVILLEQLGDALDKENHRIYRQYRDTLSGTVLTDAIEDNIDMSRILSSTAVKWDGGFVICGATGSGDMFALRDRHGIRPAFYYCDDEIVVLASERPVIQTVLNVARRQVCELAPGSALIVDKAGNVSIRNILGEDTNERCSFERIYFSRGSDADIYRERKKLGSNLVPAIMKSIGDDISHTVFSFIPNTAEVAFIGMVSGFEKELGRIKTTQILNAQMAGTLNEQRLKEIMSQNLRVEKVAIKDIKLRTFIAEGESRNDLAAHVYDVTYGIVENGVDNLVVIDDSIVRGTTLKQSILRMLDRLHPAKIVVVSSSPQVRYPDYYGIDMSRMGEFIAFRAAVQLLRERGMEHILDDTYRHCIEQESKPDSELVNCVKAVYAPFTQDEISHKMVEMLTADGSINADVDIIYQTVEGLHEAIPGHPGDWYFSGDYPTPGGTRLVNRAFINYYEGNTDKR; encoded by the coding sequence ATGGAGATACTCAGACACGAGTGTGGCGTGGCTATGATTCGCCTGCTCAAACCGCTTGAATACTATAAAGAAAAGTACGGCACATATGCCTATGGTCTTAACAGACTCTATCTCCTCATGGAGAAGCAGCACAACCGCGGTCAGGAAGGCGCAGGCATAGGGGTCGTGAAGAGACATTCCCTCCCCGGCACCGAATACGTATTCCGTGAGCGTGCTCTCGGCAAGGACGCCATCCAGGAGATATTCGACACCGTGAGGGATAAGATTGCCCATTACGATGTCAATTCCCACACCCCCGACGAAGTGGATATGGATGCTCCGTTCATTGGCGACATATATATGGGGCATCTCAGATATTCCACCACAGGGAAGAGCGGCATATCATATTGCCATCCGTTCCTGCGTCGCAACAACTGGCGTTCACGCAACCTCCTCATGTGTGGCAACTTCAATATGACCAATGTCGACTCCATTTTCAACGAGGTGGTCGGCAACGGTCAGCATCCCCGCATCTACAGCGACACAGTCATCCTGCTTGAGCAGCTTGGCGACGCCCTCGACAAGGAGAACCACCGTATCTACAGGCAGTACCGCGACACCCTTTCCGGCACAGTCCTCACTGACGCTATTGAGGACAATATCGACATGTCGAGGATACTTTCATCCACAGCCGTGAAGTGGGACGGCGGTTTCGTCATATGCGGTGCCACAGGCTCAGGCGATATGTTTGCCCTCAGGGACCGTCATGGCATACGTCCGGCGTTCTACTACTGCGATGATGAGATTGTAGTGCTCGCTTCCGAGCGGCCGGTGATTCAGACCGTCCTCAACGTCGCGCGACGTCAGGTCTGTGAGCTTGCTCCTGGCAGCGCGCTTATAGTCGACAAGGCTGGCAATGTAAGCATCCGGAACATACTGGGCGAGGACACCAATGAGCGGTGCTCCTTCGAGCGCATATATTTCTCGCGCGGAAGCGATGCCGACATATACCGCGAACGCAAGAAGCTCGGTAGCAACCTGGTCCCTGCAATTATGAAGAGCATCGGAGATGACATATCCCACACCGTTTTCTCATTCATCCCTAACACAGCCGAGGTGGCTTTCATAGGCATGGTGTCAGGCTTTGAAAAGGAGCTCGGCCGTATCAAGACCACACAGATACTCAATGCTCAGATGGCAGGCACCCTCAATGAGCAACGGCTTAAGGAGATAATGAGTCAGAACCTGAGGGTCGAGAAGGTCGCCATAAAGGATATAAAGCTCCGCACATTCATTGCCGAAGGCGAGTCGCGCAACGATCTTGCGGCTCACGTCTACGATGTCACCTACGGCATTGTCGAGAATGGCGTGGATAATCTTGTGGTCATTGACGACAGCATTGTGCGTGGCACCACCCTTAAGCAGTCCATCCTCCGTATGCTCGACCGCCTGCATCCCGCTAAGATTGTCGTGGTGTCCTCCTCCCCTCAGGTGCGTTACCCCGATTACTATGGCATCGACATGTCGCGGATGGGCGAGTTCATCGCATTCCGGGCAGCGGTACAGCTGCTCAGGGAGCGTGGCATGGAGCATATCCTCGACGATACCTACCGTCACTGCATTGAGCAGGAGTCTAAGCCTGACTCTGAGCTTGTCAATTGCGTGAAAGCTGTGTATGCCCCCTTCACTCAGGACGAGATTTCGCATAAGATGGTTGAGATGCTCACAGCCGACGGCTCCATAAATGCCGATGTCGACATTATCTACCAGACGGTCGAAGGGCTGCATGAGGCTATTCCCGGTCATCCGGGCGACTGGTATTTCTCCGGTGATTACCCCACTCCCGGAGGCACGCGCCTTGTCAACCGCGCTTTCATCAACTATTACGAAGGCAACACCGACAAGCGTTAG